The Sander vitreus isolate 19-12246 unplaced genomic scaffold, sanVit1 ctg201_0, whole genome shotgun sequence region CGTCCCGTCCCGTCAGAGCAGTAACTGAACCCGTCCCGTCGGAGCAGTAACTGACTCCGTCCCGTCGGAGCAGTAACTGAACCCGTCCCGTCGGAGCAGTAACTGACTCCGTCccgacacagacagacacacacacacgcatatacacacgcgcgcacacataTATGCGAACgcagacacacaaatatacacacgcacccacatagacacactcacacacacacacacacacacacacacacacacatgcacagacacactgagctctcttaaaggagccgcagcaccattttacaacaaatggtGGCCCGTCGGGCCGGGTCGGGTCTCACCACTCTAGTCCTCGTATCTAAAGCAGAGAAGGTAACGGTGGCGGTTTCAAACAtgtggttaacgttgtgaaacggccTCCTGACTgacccagacccagacccagacccaggGCTCGTTTGTGGGGCTGAAGCGGCgcctgtggaggaggaggagcgtcTGGACTCGACTCGGCGGGCCGCTGGTGACTCGGCGCCTCTCCACCGGCAGACTCCGAGGCTTCTGGAGCTTCACCAACAAGTACAGGTGGAGAAGGAGCTTCACCTTCACCTGCAGGGGTGAGAACCAGGTCGAGGTTGGTCTCTGGAAACTGGCTGAAGGACCGGCCTGTGtagttacctgtgtgtgtgtgtgtgcttcctgcgtagttgtgtgtgtgtgtgtgtgtgcgcttccTGCGtagttacgtgtgtgtgtgtgtgtgcttcctgCGTAGTtacgtgtgtgggtgtgtgtgtgtgtgtgtgtgtgtttcctgcggagttacctgtgtgtgtgcttcctgtgtgtgtgcttcctgtgtgtgtgcttcctgtgtgtgtgtgtgtgtgtgcttcctgtgtagttacctgtgtgtgtgtgtgtgtgtgcttcctgcgtagttacgtgtgtgtgtgtgtgtgtgtgcttcctgcgtagttacgtgtgtgtgtgtgtgtgtgtgtgtgtgtgtgtttcctgcgtagttacctgtgtgtgtgtgtgtgtgtgtgtgtgtgtgtgtgtgcttcttgTGTAGTTacacgtgtgtgtttctgcgtgtgtgtgcttcctGCGtagttacctgtgtgtgtgcttcctgTGCAGGACGATGTAACCTTCACAGTCGACTCGGTCAGCGTCGCCTCCTGAGGAAGAGAAACATCCAGAAACTGACTGCAGGTCAGTTTATcaacagtttcagaaaacattttcacatttaaactTGTTAAACATGTAATAAAGCTCTGTGAAATGGTAACTTTAGGGTTTCTCTTTCCAacctggactctctgtctccatgtttgtgtgtgttagtgactgatgagaacaacaatctgtgaaactggtccagtattaaaccagaaccaagctgtaatgttaccctacaggactaatgttcagcagcagttagtaacaagctgtaatgttaccctacaggactaatgttcagcagcagttagtaacaagctgtaatgttaccctacaggactaatgttcagcagcagttagtaacaagctgtaatgttaccctacaggactaatgttcagcagcagtcagcgtccactaaaagttgtgttgttgctgctgacagactcagattattattctaagtgtctgacaacattatgaaaggatccctacagagatagaccttttagttaaagagtaagatccttttagtttaacatgaaacagccccgaaatcctcatcaccaaacccaccagactccatgtaaataatcaggacttttatcatcgtaaaacacacttcattcaaagtggacagaaactaaataaaactaccaaaagccgtcttggttcatctttccactgttccaacaatcaccactctggtttggttgaaataaacccttaattcacccatttacatgtggaaatatgctggctctatacacgctaaaagtcctgattatttacatggagtctggtggagatatgctggctctatacacgctaaaagtcctgattatttacatggagtctggtgggaccattttcagagattgttgttcccatcagtcacttagacacaaaacatgggaaaataggtgACAAAATCTATTAAGTTTGAGCCACAGTGATCAGCTGTTGGATGATGTTTCTTCTGCAGGAAGTACAAACCTTCAGAGGGGCGGGGCCACAGCCTCCAGGGGGCGGGGCCAGAGCAAAGGCCACGTACCAACCAGGAAGCAGCTGGACGCGCAGCTCGACGAGTACATGTCTCTGTCCCGGAGTCGATTGGACAAACAGCTGGACGACTACATGTCGATGTCCAAGAGCCGTCTGGATGCTCAGCTGGACGAGTACATGTCGATGGCCGGGGAGACGCCCTGGGGCTGCTAATAGCGTTAACGTTTGGTTTGATACGTGGACGGTTGACTTTAGTTTGGTCTCTCTCGGTGAGTTACGAGACCTTTCAGAGGCTGTTACAGTTGAGTTTAACCGaggaaaaagtgagcgtcatacAGCCAcgatagttaagtttagacaccaaaaggactaattaaagggtaactttggttCCTTATACCCAaaaccctatgttcccatgtTTTTGGGTCTAAGTGACTggtgggaacaacaatctcttcA contains the following coding sequences:
- the LOC144513276 gene encoding uncharacterized protein LOC144513276 produces the protein MDSSEPASFYLRSTSTVSLHERFSQVLVDQLNCSKKMTFDPVLLQQRGGRNPKRAVMWPKKLQTQTQTQGSFVGLKRRLWRRRSVWTRLGGPLVTRRLSTGRLRGFWSFTNKYRWRRSFTFTCRGRCNLHSRLGQRRLLRKRNIQKLTAGSTNLQRGGATASRGRGQSKGHVPTRKQLDAQLDEYMSLSRSRLDKQLDDYMSMSKSRLDAQLDEYMSMAGETPWGC